A window from Enterocloster bolteae encodes these proteins:
- the gnpA gene encoding 1,3-beta-galactosyl-N-acetylhexosamine phosphorylase, whose protein sequence is MSKTKGRVTLPSESGFLKETKELMERWGADAIRDSDGTKLDKDVKSLDAEIYTTYFVARGHNEFAAKHMEECQQLYLMSRRFTAVGNHLEMDFMEGYFDQQVVPDCYHDPKKWWEVMDRTTGQAVPVSQWELTGASMPEGFCSGSEFKGVFKGAGDTADAGNAADAGNTAETKKAEAVSAPMRVVLEHASPFHEYTVSFLAYAVWDPTQMYNHITNNWGDKPHEIPFDVRQEASGLFAREYLVQWLKDNPDTDVVRFTTFFYHFTLVFGSDAKEKFVDWFGYGATVSVKALEEFQAEYGYALRPEDIVDNGYYNSSFRVPTRQYRDYMDFIQRFVAEKARELVELVHQAGRKAMMFLGDNWIGTEPYGAYFPEIGLDAVVGSVGGGATLRLISDIPGVSYTEGRFLPYFFPDTFYEGNDPVPEAVENWICARRALMRKPVDRIGYGGYLSLAYKFPGFVDYIEKVAEEFREIYGNIGGSRPFCGLKAAVLNCWGKLRSWQPYMVAHALWYKQTYTYFGILEALSGAGVDVVFMSFDDIRSSGIPEDVDVIINAGDAGTAWSGGDEWLDEQIVTAVRRFVWEGGGFVGVGEPSAVQRGGRYFQLADVLGVDKEQGFTLSTDKYHVTQADSHFITQDVPRDESGRLVLDFGEGMKNVYALGTDTEIGEYSDHEVHLSAHPYGRGRGVYLAGLPYSHENTRLLIRSMYYAACKEGEMKKWFSDNLFCEVHGYPEAGKYAVVNNTSRGQSTVVYDGDGHGTSMELLPCEIKWFDL, encoded by the coding sequence ATGTCTAAGACGAAAGGAAGGGTTACACTTCCCAGTGAATCCGGTTTTTTGAAGGAGACAAAAGAGTTAATGGAGCGCTGGGGCGCTGATGCCATCCGCGACAGTGACGGGACAAAGCTGGATAAGGATGTCAAGTCTCTGGATGCGGAAATTTATACCACCTATTTTGTGGCAAGAGGACACAATGAATTTGCAGCTAAGCATATGGAGGAATGCCAGCAGCTCTACCTTATGTCCCGGCGTTTTACAGCAGTGGGAAACCATCTGGAGATGGACTTTATGGAAGGATATTTTGACCAGCAGGTGGTACCGGACTGTTACCATGACCCTAAGAAATGGTGGGAGGTCATGGACCGCACCACAGGCCAGGCAGTCCCCGTCTCCCAGTGGGAGCTGACAGGGGCGTCCATGCCGGAAGGTTTTTGCAGCGGCAGTGAGTTTAAGGGTGTGTTTAAAGGCGCCGGAGATACCGCAGATGCCGGAAACGCCGCAGACGCCGGGAATACCGCAGAAACCAAAAAAGCAGAAGCTGTTTCCGCCCCCATGCGCGTGGTGCTGGAGCACGCGTCGCCTTTTCACGAATACACGGTATCCTTCCTGGCATACGCGGTGTGGGACCCTACCCAGATGTACAATCACATAACGAATAACTGGGGGGACAAACCCCATGAGATTCCCTTTGATGTGCGCCAGGAGGCTTCAGGACTGTTTGCAAGGGAGTACCTGGTACAGTGGTTAAAGGATAACCCGGATACGGATGTTGTGCGTTTCACCACATTTTTTTACCATTTCACGCTGGTGTTCGGAAGTGACGCAAAGGAAAAATTCGTGGACTGGTTCGGATACGGAGCAACCGTCAGTGTGAAGGCGCTGGAGGAATTCCAGGCCGAATACGGCTACGCCCTCAGACCTGAGGACATTGTGGATAATGGGTACTATAATTCTTCCTTCCGGGTTCCGACCAGACAGTACAGGGATTATATGGATTTTATCCAGCGCTTTGTGGCGGAAAAAGCCAGGGAGCTTGTGGAGCTGGTCCATCAGGCAGGGCGTAAGGCCATGATGTTTTTAGGCGACAACTGGATTGGTACCGAGCCTTACGGCGCTTATTTCCCGGAAATCGGCCTGGACGCCGTGGTGGGAAGCGTGGGAGGCGGGGCAACGCTGCGCCTTATCTCCGATATTCCGGGGGTGAGCTATACAGAGGGCCGTTTCCTTCCCTATTTTTTCCCTGACACATTTTATGAGGGAAATGACCCTGTTCCTGAGGCGGTGGAAAACTGGATTTGCGCCCGAAGAGCTCTGATGCGCAAACCGGTTGATCGTATCGGGTATGGCGGATATCTGAGCCTGGCCTATAAATTTCCGGGCTTTGTGGATTACATTGAGAAGGTTGCGGAAGAATTCAGGGAAATTTATGGAAATATCGGAGGAAGCAGGCCTTTTTGCGGGCTGAAGGCAGCTGTGTTGAACTGTTGGGGAAAGCTGCGCTCCTGGCAGCCCTACATGGTGGCCCATGCCCTGTGGTATAAGCAGACCTACACCTATTTCGGCATTCTGGAGGCACTGAGCGGGGCAGGTGTGGATGTGGTATTTATGAGCTTTGACGATATACGCAGTTCAGGTATACCTGAGGATGTGGATGTGATCATCAATGCAGGGGATGCGGGCACGGCCTGGTCTGGCGGGGATGAGTGGCTGGATGAGCAGATTGTCACGGCAGTGAGGCGGTTTGTCTGGGAAGGCGGCGGCTTTGTGGGAGTGGGCGAGCCCAGCGCCGTGCAGCGGGGCGGACGGTATTTCCAGCTGGCAGATGTGCTGGGGGTGGATAAAGAGCAGGGCTTCACCCTGTCAACGGACAAGTATCATGTAACACAGGCAGACAGCCACTTTATCACACAGGACGTTCCAAGGGATGAATCAGGAAGGCTGGTTCTGGATTTTGGCGAAGGGATGAAAAATGTGTATGCCTTGGGAACGGATACAGAGATTGGGGAATATTCAGACCATGAAGTCCACCTCAGCGCCCATCCATATGGAAGGGGACGGGGCGTGTACCTTGCGGGTCTTCCTTACAGCCATGAGAATACCAGGCTTCTTATAAGAAGTATGTATTATGCGGCCTGCAAAGAGGGGGAAATGAAGAAGTGGTTCTCGGATAATCTGTTCTGCGAGGTACACGGATATCCGGAGGCGGGGAAATATGCGGTGGTCAACAACACCAGCCGCGGGCAGTCCACGGTGGTTTATGACGGGGATGGACATGGGACATCCATGGAGCTGCTGCCCTGTGAAATAAAATGGTTTGACTTATAA
- a CDS encoding ABC transporter substrate-binding protein: MKNRKWMALALAAAMVGSLTACGGGSGTADTTAAAAAADTTVAPAADTTAAADAQAPAGDGTGLVYWSMWESTEPQGQVIKEAVDKFSADTGVAVDVQFKGRTGIREGLQPALDAGTNIDLFDEDIDRVNTTWGAYLMDLEELAKASDYDATANASLMEACREVGGGTLKSIPYQPNVFAFFYNKAIFEEAGVAAVPTTWAELDAACQKIKDAGYTPITCDDAYILCLFGYHMSRLNGYDKTSDIVKNNKWDDPSVMETAKAYADFAQKGYFSENIASNVFPAGQNQELALGTAAMYLNGSWLPNEVKNMAGDDFQWGCFSYPAVEGGTDGTEAANYGGQVLAINKNSQHAEDAFKLITYITKGEFDKKLSEESLGIPSDTTNSEWPVQLTDVKPVMESLKTRYPWAAGAEDNVDMTPIIKENMTKLCSGAITADEFVSNLQAAGK, translated from the coding sequence ATGAAAAACAGAAAATGGATGGCATTGGCATTGGCGGCAGCCATGGTTGGCTCCCTGACAGCATGCGGCGGCGGGTCCGGCACCGCGGATACCACGGCAGCGGCAGCGGCGGCTGACACCACAGTGGCTCCGGCAGCAGACACCACGGCGGCAGCGGACGCCCAGGCCCCGGCCGGAGACGGCACAGGTCTGGTATACTGGTCCATGTGGGAGTCCACAGAGCCTCAGGGCCAGGTAATCAAGGAAGCAGTTGACAAGTTTTCCGCAGACACAGGAGTGGCTGTAGATGTACAGTTCAAGGGACGTACCGGTATCCGCGAGGGATTACAGCCAGCCCTGGACGCAGGAACCAACATTGACCTGTTCGACGAGGATATTGACCGTGTAAATACTACATGGGGCGCCTATCTGATGGATCTGGAGGAACTGGCTAAGGCATCTGATTATGACGCCACTGCCAATGCAAGCCTGATGGAGGCCTGCCGCGAGGTGGGAGGGGGAACCCTTAAGTCCATTCCTTATCAGCCTAATGTATTTGCGTTTTTCTACAACAAGGCAATCTTTGAGGAAGCCGGCGTGGCCGCTGTTCCCACCACCTGGGCGGAATTGGACGCAGCATGCCAGAAGATCAAGGACGCAGGCTACACGCCTATTACATGTGACGACGCATACATACTTTGTCTCTTCGGATACCATATGTCCAGACTCAACGGCTATGACAAGACATCGGATATTGTAAAGAACAATAAGTGGGATGACCCGTCTGTGATGGAGACAGCCAAGGCTTACGCAGATTTTGCGCAGAAGGGATATTTCTCAGAAAACATAGCATCCAACGTATTCCCGGCCGGACAGAACCAGGAGCTGGCACTGGGAACAGCAGCCATGTACCTCAATGGTTCCTGGCTTCCAAACGAAGTAAAGAACATGGCAGGCGATGACTTCCAGTGGGGATGCTTCAGCTACCCGGCAGTGGAAGGCGGTACAGACGGTACGGAAGCAGCAAACTACGGCGGCCAGGTTCTGGCTATCAACAAGAACTCACAGCACGCAGAGGATGCATTTAAGCTGATTACCTATATTACCAAGGGTGAGTTTGACAAGAAGCTCTCTGAGGAATCCCTGGGAATCCCGTCCGATACCACCAATTCAGAGTGGCCTGTACAGCTTACAGACGTGAAGCCTGTAATGGAGAGCTTAAAGACACGTTATCCATGGGCTGCCGGCGCAGAGGACAATGTGGATATGACGCCAATCATCAAAGAGAACATGACCAAGCTTTGCAGCGGAGCCATTACAGCGGATGAATTTGTATCCAATCTCCAGGCAGCAGGAAAGTAA
- a CDS encoding AraC family transcriptional regulator, translating to MAYKSVVLEDSVTINRIISVHYFQYMSDFSFPGESHDFWELVCVDRGEIDALAGDRRLTLKKGNILFHKPNEFHNVLTNGKVSPSLVVIGFECHSPAIKSFEDQLMSVQDTEKELMAQIIVEARNTFSGRLDDPYQEELIFNSEPLTFGSAQLISHYLEQLMIHLYRRYFSYSLPVRSSRFLAEASSGNDTYNRIVRYMEEHLGERMTIDRICRDNLVGRSQLQKLFRDTKGCGVIEFFSMMKIDTAKQMIRDNQLNFTQIADRLGYNSIHYFSRQFKQITTMTPSEYATSIRLLSEKP from the coding sequence ATGGCCTATAAAAGTGTAGTTCTGGAGGACAGCGTTACCATCAACCGGATTATCTCCGTCCACTATTTCCAGTATATGAGCGACTTCTCCTTTCCCGGGGAAAGCCATGACTTCTGGGAACTGGTATGCGTGGACCGAGGCGAAATTGATGCGTTGGCAGGAGACCGGCGTCTGACCCTGAAGAAAGGGAATATTCTGTTTCACAAGCCCAATGAGTTCCACAACGTACTGACCAACGGAAAAGTCTCTCCAAGCCTGGTGGTCATTGGGTTCGAGTGCCATTCCCCTGCCATAAAGTCATTTGAGGATCAGCTCATGTCGGTCCAGGATACGGAAAAAGAGCTCATGGCCCAAATCATCGTGGAAGCCAGAAACACATTCAGCGGAAGACTGGATGACCCTTACCAGGAGGAGCTTATCTTTAACAGCGAACCCCTGACCTTTGGTTCGGCCCAGCTCATCAGCCATTACCTGGAACAGCTGATGATTCATCTATACAGAAGATATTTTTCCTACTCCCTGCCAGTACGTTCTTCCCGCTTCCTGGCCGAGGCCAGCAGCGGGAATGATACCTACAACCGAATCGTCCGCTACATGGAGGAGCATCTGGGCGAACGCATGACCATAGACAGAATCTGCCGGGACAACCTGGTGGGGCGCTCCCAGCTGCAAAAGCTGTTCCGGGACACAAAAGGCTGCGGGGTCATAGAATTCTTTTCCATGATGAAAATTGACACTGCCAAACAAATGATACGTGACAACCAGCTAAATTTCACCCAGATTGCAGACCGCCTGGGATACAACTCCATCCACTATTTTTCACGGCAGTTCAAGCAGATTACCACTATGACGCCGTCTGAGTATGCCACCTCCATACGGTTGTTGTCGGAGAAGCCTTAG